The Balearica regulorum gibbericeps isolate bBalReg1 chromosome 12, bBalReg1.pri, whole genome shotgun sequence genome includes a region encoding these proteins:
- the SECISBP2L gene encoding selenocysteine insertion sequence-binding protein 2-like isoform X4, producing the protein MDKADKNVKLSAEVEPFIPQKKGPETLMIPMALPNDSGGINGMEPTPIPSYLITCYPFVQENQSNRQFPLYNNDIRWQQPNPNPAGPYLAYPIISAQPPVSTEYTYYQLMPAPCAQVMGFYHPFPAPYSAPFQTANAVNTVTAECTERPNPSGQVFPLSSQRSRSGNRGPVIQKQQQLQTHVKNKRPPVKNVATQKETSSSGPENRSKIVLLVDASQQTDFPSDIANKSLSESASTMLWKSKGRRRRASHPAAESSSEQGASEADIDSDSGYCSPKHGNNQAAAMTSRNTDSCAMNVVEPSINTTGISWTNVNSQATQKKPWIEKTQTFSRGGRQAEQRNSSQSGFRCRDHSTSSERRQNLQKRHEKPLTTSQPSRTEQSPEPLYFEDEDEFPELNSDNGSSKSSNIQQKISPKVLDDLPENSPINIVQTPIPITTSVPKRAKSQKKKALAAALATAQEYSEISMEQKKLQEALSKAAGKKSKTPVQLDLGDMLAALEKQQQAMKARQITNTRPLSYTVGSAAPFHTKESANRKSLTKGQPSMGCLNPLDSTAPKVKRGKEREIAKLKRPTALKKIILKEREEKKGRLSADHSLLGSDEQKEVHINLTADQSQELASQEETGLSMPSDTSLSPASQNSPYCMTPVSQGSPASSGIGSPMASSAITKIHSKRFREYCNQVLSKEIDECVTLLLQELVSFQERIYQKDPMRAKARRRLVMGLREVTKHMKLNKIKCVIISPNCEKIQSKGGLDEALYNVIAMAREQEIPFVFALGRKALGRCVNKLVPVSVVGIFNYSGAEDLFNKLVSLTEEARKAYRDMVAAMEQEQAEEALKNVKKAPHHMGHSRNPSAASAISFCSVISEPISEVNEKEYETNWRNMVETSDGLETSENERESSCKTAVPEKAGNGQIEKATLNKQPPLGTIGTTSATNHGKSAPGDKDEVKPDDNLEWASQQSTETGSLDGSCRDLLNSSMTSTTSTLVPGMLEEEEEEDDDDDDDYAHEPISVEVQLNSRIESWVSETQRTMETLQLGKTLSGAEEDNAEQSEEEEVEASEQADPVTDGEEWTNDKHASNTQHKPTICSSLNQEHTDSIYMP; encoded by the exons aATGTCAAGCTGTCAGCTGAAGTAGAACCATTTATTCCTCAGAAGAAAGGTCCAGAAACACTAATGATCCCAATGGCGCTTCCTAATGACAGTGGAGGAATTAATGGCATGGAACCAACTCCTATCCCTAGCTACCTGATCACTTGCTATCCATTTGTACAGGAAAACCAATCCAATAG ACAGTTTCCATTATACAACAATGACATCAGATGGCAGCAACCCAACCCAAATCCTGCAGGACCATACCTTGCTTATCCTATAATATCTGCACAACCACCTGTTTCTACAGAATATACGTATTATCAGCTGATGCCAGCCCCATGTGCTCAGGTCATGGGTTTCTATCATCCTTTCCCTGCCCCCTATTCTGCACCCTTTCAAACAGCAAATGCTGTAAATACAGTTACTGCAGAATGCACTGAGCGTCCCAACCCATCGGGCCAGGTCTTTCCGTTATCCAGTCAGCGGAGCAGAAGCGGTAACAGGGGACCAGTCATACAAAAA caacagcagttaCAGACGCATGTAAAAAATAAACGTCCTCCAGTGAAAAATGTCGCCACTCAAAAGGAGACTAGTTCATCAGGTCCTGAGAACAGATCAAAGATTGTTTTGTTGGTTGATGCATCACAGCAAACAG ACTTTCCTTCAGATATAGCTAATAAGTCACTTTCTGAGAGCGCATCTACAATGCTTTGGAAATCAAAAGGCAGGCGCAGAAGAGCTTCTCACCCTGCTGCAGAGTCCTCTAGTGAACAGGGTGCAAGTGAAGCAGACATTGACAGTGACAGTGGCTATTGTAGTCCTAAGCATGGCAATAACCAGGCTGCAGCCATGACTTCAAGAAATACAGATTCTTGTGCAATGAAT gttGTAGAACCATCAATAAATACAA CTGGTATAAGTTGGACTAATGTAAATTCCCAGgcaactcaaaaaaaaccatGGATTGAGAAAACTCAGACATTTTCAAGAGGTGGAAGACAAGCTGAGCAAAGAAATAGCTCACAG TCCGGTTTCAGATGCAGAGACCACAGCACATCTTCAGAAAGAAGGCAGAATTTGCAGAAACGACATGAAAAACCTCTAACTACAAGCCAGCCAAGTAGAACAGAGCAGAGTCCTGAACCCCTGTATTTTGAG GATGAAGATGAATTTCCAGAGCTAAATAGTGACAATGGCAGCAGCAAAAGTAGTAACATCCAGCAAAAGATTTCACCCAAAGTA TTGGATGACTTACCAGAGAATTCTCCAATCAATATAGTCCAAACTCCAATTCCCATTACAACCTCTGTACCAAAGCGTGCAAAAAGTCAGAAGAAGAAGGCCTTGGCAGCAGCACTTGCCACAGCTCAAGAGTATTCAGAGATAAGCATGGAACAGAAAAAACTCCAA GAGGCTTTAtcaaaagcagctggaaagaagAGCAAGACCCCTGTTCAGTTAGATTTGGGCGACATGTTAGCAGCtcttgaaaagcagcagcaagcaatGAAAGCTCGTCAGATCACCAACACCAGGCCTCTTTCATACACAG TTGGCAGTGCTGCTCCCTTTCATACCAAAGAATCTGCCAACAGAAAGTCCTTAACAAAGGGACAGCCATCTATGGGTTGCCTTAATCCTTTGGATTCAACTGCCCCAAaagtgaaaagaggaaaagagagagagattgcAAAATTGAAACGCCCTACAGCGCTTAAAAAG attattttgaaagagagagaagagaagaaaggccGTTTATCAGCTGACCATAGCCTTTTGGGATCTGATGAACAGAAAGAGGTTCATATAAACTTGACTGCTGATCAGTCTCAGGAGCTGGCCTCTCAAGAAG AAACTGGACTAAGTATGCCTAGTGATACTTCACTTTCACCAGCAAGTCAGAATTCTCCATACTGCATGACCCCAGTGTCACAAGGTTCACCGGCTAGTTCTGGAATAGGCAGTCCAATGGCATCTTCTGCAATAACCAAAATTCACAGCAAGAGGTTCAGAGA ATACTGTAACCAAGTTCTAAGTAAAGAAATAGATGAGTGTGTGACTCTCTTACTGCAAGAGCTTGTTAGCTTCCAGGAACGGATTTATCAAAAGGATCCCATGAGAGCTAAAGCAAGGAGAAGACTTGTTATGGGGTTGCGTGAGGTTACCAAGCATATGAAACTAAACAAGATCAAGTGCGTAATCATATCTCCCAACTGCGAAAAAATCCAGTCAAAAG GTGGACTAGATGAGGCTCTGTATAACGTAATAGCCATGGCACGGGAACAAGAAATTCCTTTTGTCTTTGCTCTTGGACGTAAAGCTCTTGGCCGTTGTGTGAACAAACTGGTTCCTGTTAGTGTAGTGGGTATCTTCAACTACTCAGGTGCTGAG GACCTATTTAATAAGCTAGTATCACTGACTGAAGAGGCCAGAAAAGCCTACAGAGATATGGTTGCTGCAATGGAACAGGAACAGGCAGAAGAAGCCTTGAAGAATGTCAAGAAGGCACCCCATCATATGGGTCATTCTCGCAACCCCTCTGCAGCAAGTGCTATCTCATTCTGTAGTGTTATTTCTGAACCCATATCTGAAGTGAATGAGAAAGAATACG AAACAAACTGGAGAAATATGGTGGAGACATCTGATGGAttagaaacttctgaaaatgaaagagaatcCTCATGTAAGACTGCAGTACCAGAAAAAGCTGGTAATGGTCAAATTGAGAAAGCTACACTTAATAAACAACCACCTCTGGGTACAATTGGCACTACCTCAGCAACAAATCATGGAAAATCTGCACCAGGTGACAAAGATGAGGTGAAACCAGATGATAATCTGGAATGGGCCTCACAGCAGAGTACAGAAACAGGATCACTGGATGGCAGCTGCCGAGATCTTTTGAATTCCTCCATGACCAGTACCACCAGTACTCTCGTACCAGGAATgctagaggaggaggaggaggaagatgacgatgatgatgatgattatgcCCATGAACCAATTTCTGTAGAGGTTCAGCTTAACAGCAGAATTGAATCTTGGGTTTCAGAGACCCAGAGAACTATGGAGACTCTTCAGCTTGGGAAGACCCTTAGTGGTGCTGAAGAAGACAATGCAGAACaaagtgaagaggaagaagtaGAGGCTTCTGAGCAGGCTGATCCAGTCACTGATGGTGAGGAATGGACAAATGATAAGCATGCAAGTAACACTCAACATAAACCCACCATCTGCAGTTCTTTAAATCAAGAACACACAGATTCCATCTATATGCCGTAA
- the SECISBP2L gene encoding selenocysteine insertion sequence-binding protein 2-like isoform X2: MDKADKVWGAGSALTVNSCGGRGQRRSGAANVKLSAEVEPFIPQKKGPETLMIPMALPNDSGGINGMEPTPIPSYLITCYPFVQENQSNRQFPLYNNDIRWQQPNPNPAGPYLAYPIISAQPPVSTEYTYYQLMPAPCAQVMGFYHPFPAPYSAPFQTANAVNTVTAECTERPNPSGQVFPLSSQRSRSGNRGPVIQKQQQLQTHVKNKRPPVKNVATQKETSSSGPENRSKIVLLVDASQQTDFPSDIANKSLSESASTMLWKSKGRRRRASHPAAESSSEQGASEADIDSDSGYCSPKHGNNQAAAMTSRNTDSCAMNVVEPSINTSGTSLSAGISWTNVNSQATQKKPWIEKTQTFSRGGRQAEQRNSSQSGFRCRDHSTSSERRQNLQKRHEKPLTTSQPSRTEQSPEPLYFEDEDEFPELNSDNGSSKSSNIQQKISPKVLDDLPENSPINIVQTPIPITTSVPKRAKSQKKKALAAALATAQEYSEISMEQKKLQEALSKAAGKKSKTPVQLDLGDMLAALEKQQQAMKARQITNTRPLSYTVGSAAPFHTKESANRKSLTKGQPSMGCLNPLDSTAPKVKRGKEREIAKLKRPTALKKIILKEREEKKGRLSADHSLLGSDEQKEVHINLTADQSQELASQEETGLSMPSDTSLSPASQNSPYCMTPVSQGSPASSGIGSPMASSAITKIHSKRFREYCNQVLSKEIDECVTLLLQELVSFQERIYQKDPMRAKARRRLVMGLREVTKHMKLNKIKCVIISPNCEKIQSKGGLDEALYNVIAMAREQEIPFVFALGRKALGRCVNKLVPVSVVGIFNYSGAEDLFNKLVSLTEEARKAYRDMVAAMEQEQAEEALKNVKKAPHHMGHSRNPSAASAISFCSVISEPISEVNEKEYETNWRNMVETSDGLETSENERESSCKTAVPEKAGNGQIEKATLNKQPPLGTIGTTSATNHGKSAPGDKDEVKPDDNLEWASQQSTETGSLDGSCRDLLNSSMTSTTSTLVPGMLEEEEEEDDDDDDDYAHEPISVEVQLNSRIESWVSETQRTMETLQLGKTLSGAEEDNAEQSEEEEVEASEQADPVTDGEEWTNDKHASNTQHKPTICSSLNQEHTDSIYMP, translated from the exons aATGTCAAGCTGTCAGCTGAAGTAGAACCATTTATTCCTCAGAAGAAAGGTCCAGAAACACTAATGATCCCAATGGCGCTTCCTAATGACAGTGGAGGAATTAATGGCATGGAACCAACTCCTATCCCTAGCTACCTGATCACTTGCTATCCATTTGTACAGGAAAACCAATCCAATAG ACAGTTTCCATTATACAACAATGACATCAGATGGCAGCAACCCAACCCAAATCCTGCAGGACCATACCTTGCTTATCCTATAATATCTGCACAACCACCTGTTTCTACAGAATATACGTATTATCAGCTGATGCCAGCCCCATGTGCTCAGGTCATGGGTTTCTATCATCCTTTCCCTGCCCCCTATTCTGCACCCTTTCAAACAGCAAATGCTGTAAATACAGTTACTGCAGAATGCACTGAGCGTCCCAACCCATCGGGCCAGGTCTTTCCGTTATCCAGTCAGCGGAGCAGAAGCGGTAACAGGGGACCAGTCATACAAAAA caacagcagttaCAGACGCATGTAAAAAATAAACGTCCTCCAGTGAAAAATGTCGCCACTCAAAAGGAGACTAGTTCATCAGGTCCTGAGAACAGATCAAAGATTGTTTTGTTGGTTGATGCATCACAGCAAACAG ACTTTCCTTCAGATATAGCTAATAAGTCACTTTCTGAGAGCGCATCTACAATGCTTTGGAAATCAAAAGGCAGGCGCAGAAGAGCTTCTCACCCTGCTGCAGAGTCCTCTAGTGAACAGGGTGCAAGTGAAGCAGACATTGACAGTGACAGTGGCTATTGTAGTCCTAAGCATGGCAATAACCAGGCTGCAGCCATGACTTCAAGAAATACAGATTCTTGTGCAATGAAT gttGTAGAACCATCAATAAATACAA gTGGCACTTCTCTTTCAGCTGGTATAAGTTGGACTAATGTAAATTCCCAGgcaactcaaaaaaaaccatGGATTGAGAAAACTCAGACATTTTCAAGAGGTGGAAGACAAGCTGAGCAAAGAAATAGCTCACAG TCCGGTTTCAGATGCAGAGACCACAGCACATCTTCAGAAAGAAGGCAGAATTTGCAGAAACGACATGAAAAACCTCTAACTACAAGCCAGCCAAGTAGAACAGAGCAGAGTCCTGAACCCCTGTATTTTGAG GATGAAGATGAATTTCCAGAGCTAAATAGTGACAATGGCAGCAGCAAAAGTAGTAACATCCAGCAAAAGATTTCACCCAAAGTA TTGGATGACTTACCAGAGAATTCTCCAATCAATATAGTCCAAACTCCAATTCCCATTACAACCTCTGTACCAAAGCGTGCAAAAAGTCAGAAGAAGAAGGCCTTGGCAGCAGCACTTGCCACAGCTCAAGAGTATTCAGAGATAAGCATGGAACAGAAAAAACTCCAA GAGGCTTTAtcaaaagcagctggaaagaagAGCAAGACCCCTGTTCAGTTAGATTTGGGCGACATGTTAGCAGCtcttgaaaagcagcagcaagcaatGAAAGCTCGTCAGATCACCAACACCAGGCCTCTTTCATACACAG TTGGCAGTGCTGCTCCCTTTCATACCAAAGAATCTGCCAACAGAAAGTCCTTAACAAAGGGACAGCCATCTATGGGTTGCCTTAATCCTTTGGATTCAACTGCCCCAAaagtgaaaagaggaaaagagagagagattgcAAAATTGAAACGCCCTACAGCGCTTAAAAAG attattttgaaagagagagaagagaagaaaggccGTTTATCAGCTGACCATAGCCTTTTGGGATCTGATGAACAGAAAGAGGTTCATATAAACTTGACTGCTGATCAGTCTCAGGAGCTGGCCTCTCAAGAAG AAACTGGACTAAGTATGCCTAGTGATACTTCACTTTCACCAGCAAGTCAGAATTCTCCATACTGCATGACCCCAGTGTCACAAGGTTCACCGGCTAGTTCTGGAATAGGCAGTCCAATGGCATCTTCTGCAATAACCAAAATTCACAGCAAGAGGTTCAGAGA ATACTGTAACCAAGTTCTAAGTAAAGAAATAGATGAGTGTGTGACTCTCTTACTGCAAGAGCTTGTTAGCTTCCAGGAACGGATTTATCAAAAGGATCCCATGAGAGCTAAAGCAAGGAGAAGACTTGTTATGGGGTTGCGTGAGGTTACCAAGCATATGAAACTAAACAAGATCAAGTGCGTAATCATATCTCCCAACTGCGAAAAAATCCAGTCAAAAG GTGGACTAGATGAGGCTCTGTATAACGTAATAGCCATGGCACGGGAACAAGAAATTCCTTTTGTCTTTGCTCTTGGACGTAAAGCTCTTGGCCGTTGTGTGAACAAACTGGTTCCTGTTAGTGTAGTGGGTATCTTCAACTACTCAGGTGCTGAG GACCTATTTAATAAGCTAGTATCACTGACTGAAGAGGCCAGAAAAGCCTACAGAGATATGGTTGCTGCAATGGAACAGGAACAGGCAGAAGAAGCCTTGAAGAATGTCAAGAAGGCACCCCATCATATGGGTCATTCTCGCAACCCCTCTGCAGCAAGTGCTATCTCATTCTGTAGTGTTATTTCTGAACCCATATCTGAAGTGAATGAGAAAGAATACG AAACAAACTGGAGAAATATGGTGGAGACATCTGATGGAttagaaacttctgaaaatgaaagagaatcCTCATGTAAGACTGCAGTACCAGAAAAAGCTGGTAATGGTCAAATTGAGAAAGCTACACTTAATAAACAACCACCTCTGGGTACAATTGGCACTACCTCAGCAACAAATCATGGAAAATCTGCACCAGGTGACAAAGATGAGGTGAAACCAGATGATAATCTGGAATGGGCCTCACAGCAGAGTACAGAAACAGGATCACTGGATGGCAGCTGCCGAGATCTTTTGAATTCCTCCATGACCAGTACCACCAGTACTCTCGTACCAGGAATgctagaggaggaggaggaggaagatgacgatgatgatgatgattatgcCCATGAACCAATTTCTGTAGAGGTTCAGCTTAACAGCAGAATTGAATCTTGGGTTTCAGAGACCCAGAGAACTATGGAGACTCTTCAGCTTGGGAAGACCCTTAGTGGTGCTGAAGAAGACAATGCAGAACaaagtgaagaggaagaagtaGAGGCTTCTGAGCAGGCTGATCCAGTCACTGATGGTGAGGAATGGACAAATGATAAGCATGCAAGTAACACTCAACATAAACCCACCATCTGCAGTTCTTTAAATCAAGAACACACAGATTCCATCTATATGCCGTAA
- the SECISBP2L gene encoding selenocysteine insertion sequence-binding protein 2-like isoform X1: MIPPRRPRPAAVPPFPSLPFPAPGRGVAGLGFRDSCERGQRRAGRVRELGGGSERHGGGGSDSPPSLLEPLPSPAGAMDKADKNVKLSAEVEPFIPQKKGPETLMIPMALPNDSGGINGMEPTPIPSYLITCYPFVQENQSNRQFPLYNNDIRWQQPNPNPAGPYLAYPIISAQPPVSTEYTYYQLMPAPCAQVMGFYHPFPAPYSAPFQTANAVNTVTAECTERPNPSGQVFPLSSQRSRSGNRGPVIQKQQQLQTHVKNKRPPVKNVATQKETSSSGPENRSKIVLLVDASQQTDFPSDIANKSLSESASTMLWKSKGRRRRASHPAAESSSEQGASEADIDSDSGYCSPKHGNNQAAAMTSRNTDSCAMNVVEPSINTSGTSLSAGISWTNVNSQATQKKPWIEKTQTFSRGGRQAEQRNSSQSGFRCRDHSTSSERRQNLQKRHEKPLTTSQPSRTEQSPEPLYFEDEDEFPELNSDNGSSKSSNIQQKISPKVLDDLPENSPINIVQTPIPITTSVPKRAKSQKKKALAAALATAQEYSEISMEQKKLQEALSKAAGKKSKTPVQLDLGDMLAALEKQQQAMKARQITNTRPLSYTVGSAAPFHTKESANRKSLTKGQPSMGCLNPLDSTAPKVKRGKEREIAKLKRPTALKKIILKEREEKKGRLSADHSLLGSDEQKEVHINLTADQSQELASQEETGLSMPSDTSLSPASQNSPYCMTPVSQGSPASSGIGSPMASSAITKIHSKRFREYCNQVLSKEIDECVTLLLQELVSFQERIYQKDPMRAKARRRLVMGLREVTKHMKLNKIKCVIISPNCEKIQSKGGLDEALYNVIAMAREQEIPFVFALGRKALGRCVNKLVPVSVVGIFNYSGAEDLFNKLVSLTEEARKAYRDMVAAMEQEQAEEALKNVKKAPHHMGHSRNPSAASAISFCSVISEPISEVNEKEYETNWRNMVETSDGLETSENERESSCKTAVPEKAGNGQIEKATLNKQPPLGTIGTTSATNHGKSAPGDKDEVKPDDNLEWASQQSTETGSLDGSCRDLLNSSMTSTTSTLVPGMLEEEEEEDDDDDDDYAHEPISVEVQLNSRIESWVSETQRTMETLQLGKTLSGAEEDNAEQSEEEEVEASEQADPVTDGEEWTNDKHASNTQHKPTICSSLNQEHTDSIYMP, encoded by the exons aATGTCAAGCTGTCAGCTGAAGTAGAACCATTTATTCCTCAGAAGAAAGGTCCAGAAACACTAATGATCCCAATGGCGCTTCCTAATGACAGTGGAGGAATTAATGGCATGGAACCAACTCCTATCCCTAGCTACCTGATCACTTGCTATCCATTTGTACAGGAAAACCAATCCAATAG ACAGTTTCCATTATACAACAATGACATCAGATGGCAGCAACCCAACCCAAATCCTGCAGGACCATACCTTGCTTATCCTATAATATCTGCACAACCACCTGTTTCTACAGAATATACGTATTATCAGCTGATGCCAGCCCCATGTGCTCAGGTCATGGGTTTCTATCATCCTTTCCCTGCCCCCTATTCTGCACCCTTTCAAACAGCAAATGCTGTAAATACAGTTACTGCAGAATGCACTGAGCGTCCCAACCCATCGGGCCAGGTCTTTCCGTTATCCAGTCAGCGGAGCAGAAGCGGTAACAGGGGACCAGTCATACAAAAA caacagcagttaCAGACGCATGTAAAAAATAAACGTCCTCCAGTGAAAAATGTCGCCACTCAAAAGGAGACTAGTTCATCAGGTCCTGAGAACAGATCAAAGATTGTTTTGTTGGTTGATGCATCACAGCAAACAG ACTTTCCTTCAGATATAGCTAATAAGTCACTTTCTGAGAGCGCATCTACAATGCTTTGGAAATCAAAAGGCAGGCGCAGAAGAGCTTCTCACCCTGCTGCAGAGTCCTCTAGTGAACAGGGTGCAAGTGAAGCAGACATTGACAGTGACAGTGGCTATTGTAGTCCTAAGCATGGCAATAACCAGGCTGCAGCCATGACTTCAAGAAATACAGATTCTTGTGCAATGAAT gttGTAGAACCATCAATAAATACAA gTGGCACTTCTCTTTCAGCTGGTATAAGTTGGACTAATGTAAATTCCCAGgcaactcaaaaaaaaccatGGATTGAGAAAACTCAGACATTTTCAAGAGGTGGAAGACAAGCTGAGCAAAGAAATAGCTCACAG TCCGGTTTCAGATGCAGAGACCACAGCACATCTTCAGAAAGAAGGCAGAATTTGCAGAAACGACATGAAAAACCTCTAACTACAAGCCAGCCAAGTAGAACAGAGCAGAGTCCTGAACCCCTGTATTTTGAG GATGAAGATGAATTTCCAGAGCTAAATAGTGACAATGGCAGCAGCAAAAGTAGTAACATCCAGCAAAAGATTTCACCCAAAGTA TTGGATGACTTACCAGAGAATTCTCCAATCAATATAGTCCAAACTCCAATTCCCATTACAACCTCTGTACCAAAGCGTGCAAAAAGTCAGAAGAAGAAGGCCTTGGCAGCAGCACTTGCCACAGCTCAAGAGTATTCAGAGATAAGCATGGAACAGAAAAAACTCCAA GAGGCTTTAtcaaaagcagctggaaagaagAGCAAGACCCCTGTTCAGTTAGATTTGGGCGACATGTTAGCAGCtcttgaaaagcagcagcaagcaatGAAAGCTCGTCAGATCACCAACACCAGGCCTCTTTCATACACAG TTGGCAGTGCTGCTCCCTTTCATACCAAAGAATCTGCCAACAGAAAGTCCTTAACAAAGGGACAGCCATCTATGGGTTGCCTTAATCCTTTGGATTCAACTGCCCCAAaagtgaaaagaggaaaagagagagagattgcAAAATTGAAACGCCCTACAGCGCTTAAAAAG attattttgaaagagagagaagagaagaaaggccGTTTATCAGCTGACCATAGCCTTTTGGGATCTGATGAACAGAAAGAGGTTCATATAAACTTGACTGCTGATCAGTCTCAGGAGCTGGCCTCTCAAGAAG AAACTGGACTAAGTATGCCTAGTGATACTTCACTTTCACCAGCAAGTCAGAATTCTCCATACTGCATGACCCCAGTGTCACAAGGTTCACCGGCTAGTTCTGGAATAGGCAGTCCAATGGCATCTTCTGCAATAACCAAAATTCACAGCAAGAGGTTCAGAGA ATACTGTAACCAAGTTCTAAGTAAAGAAATAGATGAGTGTGTGACTCTCTTACTGCAAGAGCTTGTTAGCTTCCAGGAACGGATTTATCAAAAGGATCCCATGAGAGCTAAAGCAAGGAGAAGACTTGTTATGGGGTTGCGTGAGGTTACCAAGCATATGAAACTAAACAAGATCAAGTGCGTAATCATATCTCCCAACTGCGAAAAAATCCAGTCAAAAG GTGGACTAGATGAGGCTCTGTATAACGTAATAGCCATGGCACGGGAACAAGAAATTCCTTTTGTCTTTGCTCTTGGACGTAAAGCTCTTGGCCGTTGTGTGAACAAACTGGTTCCTGTTAGTGTAGTGGGTATCTTCAACTACTCAGGTGCTGAG GACCTATTTAATAAGCTAGTATCACTGACTGAAGAGGCCAGAAAAGCCTACAGAGATATGGTTGCTGCAATGGAACAGGAACAGGCAGAAGAAGCCTTGAAGAATGTCAAGAAGGCACCCCATCATATGGGTCATTCTCGCAACCCCTCTGCAGCAAGTGCTATCTCATTCTGTAGTGTTATTTCTGAACCCATATCTGAAGTGAATGAGAAAGAATACG AAACAAACTGGAGAAATATGGTGGAGACATCTGATGGAttagaaacttctgaaaatgaaagagaatcCTCATGTAAGACTGCAGTACCAGAAAAAGCTGGTAATGGTCAAATTGAGAAAGCTACACTTAATAAACAACCACCTCTGGGTACAATTGGCACTACCTCAGCAACAAATCATGGAAAATCTGCACCAGGTGACAAAGATGAGGTGAAACCAGATGATAATCTGGAATGGGCCTCACAGCAGAGTACAGAAACAGGATCACTGGATGGCAGCTGCCGAGATCTTTTGAATTCCTCCATGACCAGTACCACCAGTACTCTCGTACCAGGAATgctagaggaggaggaggaggaagatgacgatgatgatgatgattatgcCCATGAACCAATTTCTGTAGAGGTTCAGCTTAACAGCAGAATTGAATCTTGGGTTTCAGAGACCCAGAGAACTATGGAGACTCTTCAGCTTGGGAAGACCCTTAGTGGTGCTGAAGAAGACAATGCAGAACaaagtgaagaggaagaagtaGAGGCTTCTGAGCAGGCTGATCCAGTCACTGATGGTGAGGAATGGACAAATGATAAGCATGCAAGTAACACTCAACATAAACCCACCATCTGCAGTTCTTTAAATCAAGAACACACAGATTCCATCTATATGCCGTAA